A single Brassica rapa cultivar Chiifu-401-42 chromosome A04, CAAS_Brap_v3.01, whole genome shotgun sequence DNA region contains:
- the LOC103864383 gene encoding transcription factor bHLH19: MDADFFSTDFSLENIDFDFNIHEEMNVTPVEASMHTQRAHYSSSFDHQMNLDFLKEKPKPAVKEMMNINNKSRVISFDFSSNVSSSPAEEDIIMDRLVSCGSKRKACSSATRSPVLAKEHVMAERKRREKLSEKFIALSALLPGLKKADKITVLDDAISRVKQLQEQIRKLKDEKEARREMESMILVKKSKMFFDEEPYVASSSSSSSSSSSSSSSSSSCHAKFDQLLPEIEAKVVQKDVLIRIHCEKSKGCMLNILNTIENLQLRIENSIVLPFGDSTLDITVLAQMEKDFSASALKDLIRNLRLSMV, encoded by the exons ATGGATGCAGACTTCTTCTCAACTGACTTCTCACTCGAAAACATCGATTTCGACTTTAATATTCACGAAGAAATGAATGTAACACCGGTTGAAGCAAGCATGCATACACAAAGAGCTCATTATTCATCTAGTTTTGATCATCAAATGAATCTTGATTTCCTCAAAGAAAAGCCAAAGCCTGCGGTGAAGGAGATGATGAACATCAACAACAAATCACGAGTTATTTCTTTCGATTTCTCTAGtaatgtttcttcttctccagCTGAGGAAGACATTATTATGGATCGATTGGTTAGCTGTGGAAGCAAAAGAAAAGCATGTTCTTCTGCCACAAGATCTCCGGTTCTCGCAAAAGAACATGTTATGGCCGAGAGAAAGCGTCGTGAGAAGCTTTCCGAAAAATTCATTGCCCTCTCAGCACTTCTTCCTGGTCTTAAGAAG GCAGACAAGATTACAGTTCTTGATGACGCGATTTCACGTGTGAAACAACTCCAAGAACAAATAAGAAAGCTCAAGGACGAGAAAGAAGCAAGAAGAGAAATGGAATCCATGATTCTTGTGAAGAAATCTAAAATGTTTTTCGATGAGGAACCTTACGtagcatcttcttcttcttcttcttcttcttcttcttcttcttcttcttcttcttcttcatgtcaTGCGAAATTTGATCAACTATTACCAGAAATCGAGGCTAAAGTAGTTCAAAAGGACGTTCTAATCCGAATCCACTGCGAGAAGAGCAAAGGGTGCATGCTTAACATACTAAACACGATTGAGAATCTTCAGTTGCGCATTGAAAATAGTATTGTATTGCCATTCGGAGACTCTACCCTTGATATCACAGTCCTTGCACAG ATGGAGAAAGATTTTTCAGCGAGTGCACTTAAAGATCTTATAAGGAACCTGAGACTCTCAATGGTTTAG